The Flavobacteriaceae bacterium 3519-10 genome includes a window with the following:
- a CDS encoding Peptidase M23B precursor, protein MIRKISFFIGLFLFGILFSQKKEQLQKQNAELKKQIASINANLAKTQQQSKLSVAYLNDVQKKIQLREKVYTNTQKEKRLIEDDIYLRQLEINRQNRELAVLRKNYAEVLVKAYKNKGVQNKVTFILSSKNLGEALRRIQYLKDYSDYQDKKAAEISEAARKLVANINAKQKSVKDKETILSNQQKDLQTIAVEKKQKENLLQDFKKNEAQLTAELKQKQTESKQLEGQIRSIIAEEIRIAKAQEEARKKAEAEKIRLAKIAAEREKARIEAENKARMEALALEKKRADEEAKRLKEISDKKAAEEESRSRIAAAADAKKTEDANKAADAEKAEARRAAAAKDAAVAAANARAAADKAADARAAEASLAKKNEDQKKAAETKAMTNYGVSSAVGNNFSANRGKMGMPAYGTITHRFGRQPHPVFKNIIEENNGIKIAVSKGTVAKCVAPGTVSRVVASGDGSKMVFVKHGDYFTIYANLSGAMVSANQQVSAGTSIGAVGADFDGTYTLDFQIWHGTSPVDPLGWVN, encoded by the coding sequence ATGATTAGGAAAATAAGCTTTTTTATAGGACTTTTTTTGTTCGGGATTTTATTTTCGCAGAAAAAGGAGCAATTACAAAAGCAAAATGCAGAATTAAAGAAACAGATCGCATCCATCAACGCCAATTTAGCAAAAACTCAGCAACAGTCGAAACTTTCGGTAGCTTACCTTAACGACGTTCAGAAGAAAATTCAACTCCGCGAAAAGGTCTACACCAACACCCAGAAAGAAAAACGTCTCATCGAAGACGATATTTATCTGCGTCAGCTGGAGATTAACCGCCAAAACCGCGAACTGGCAGTTTTAAGGAAAAATTATGCTGAAGTTCTGGTAAAAGCCTACAAGAACAAAGGCGTACAGAACAAAGTAACTTTTATCCTTTCTTCCAAAAATCTTGGTGAAGCTTTGCGCCGCATCCAGTACCTTAAAGATTATTCAGATTATCAGGACAAAAAAGCGGCAGAAATCTCCGAGGCAGCGCGGAAACTTGTAGCGAATATCAACGCCAAGCAGAAATCTGTAAAGGACAAGGAAACCATTCTTTCGAACCAGCAGAAAGACCTGCAGACCATTGCGGTCGAAAAAAAGCAGAAAGAAAATCTGTTACAGGATTTCAAGAAAAACGAAGCCCAACTTACGGCCGAATTAAAGCAGAAACAAACCGAATCCAAACAGCTCGAAGGTCAGATCCGTTCGATTATTGCTGAAGAAATACGGATTGCAAAAGCGCAGGAAGAAGCCAGAAAGAAAGCAGAAGCTGAGAAGATCCGTTTAGCAAAAATTGCTGCCGAACGCGAAAAAGCCCGTATCGAGGCTGAAAATAAAGCGCGCATGGAAGCACTCGCCCTGGAGAAAAAGCGCGCAGATGAAGAAGCGAAACGCTTAAAAGAAATCTCTGATAAAAAAGCGGCAGAAGAGGAAAGCAGATCCCGGATCGCCGCTGCAGCGGATGCGAAGAAAACCGAAGATGCGAACAAAGCCGCCGATGCAGAAAAAGCGGAAGCACGGCGTGCCGCAGCTGCCAAAGATGCTGCTGTAGCGGCTGCAAACGCAAGAGCCGCCGCAGATAAAGCCGCAGACGCGCGGGCTGCCGAAGCTTCACTCGCGAAGAAAAACGAAGACCAGAAAAAAGCTGCCGAAACGAAAGCGATGACCAATTATGGCGTGAGCAGCGCAGTAGGCAACAACTTTTCAGCAAACCGTGGAAAAATGGGAATGCCGGCGTACGGAACGATCACACACCGCTTCGGACGACAGCCGCATCCGGTTTTCAAAAATATTATCGAAGAAAACAATGGGATTAAAATCGCCGTAAGCAAAGGAACCGTAGCAAAATGTGTGGCTCCGGGAACGGTTTCGCGCGTGGTTGCATCAGGCGACGGCTCGAAGATGGTTTTCGTGAAACACGGCGATTATTTTACGATTTATGCAAACCTTTCCGGAGCGATGGTTTCTGCGAATCAACAAGTATCCGCGGGAACATCAATTGGAGCCGTGGGTGCAGATTTCGATGGCACCTATACGCTTGATTTCCAGATCTGGCACGGCACCAGCCCCGTAGACCCGCTGGGTTGGGTCAATTAA
- a CDS encoding Glucose-1-phosphate thymidylyltransferase, which translates to MKIIVPMAGRGSRLRPHTLTVPKPLIPIAGKPIVQRLVEDIAKVAGEKIDEIAFIIGDFGSEVEASLIQIAESLGAKGTVYTQDEPLGTAHAIKCAENSMQGDVVVAFADTLFKADFILDKNSDGVIWVKKVDDPSAFGVVKLDDYGFITDFVEKPATFVSDLAIIGIYYFNSAEKLMDEINYIMSNDIKQGGEYQLTTALENLRQKGAKFSLGKVDDWMDCGNKNATVETNGKVLNYEKDNVANFPASAKIENCLIIPPCFIGENVQISNSKIGPCVSVGNNTIVINSNIDHSLIQENTLIDHGNLSNSMIGNSAQYFGVAREISLGDYSVLDFLSKS; encoded by the coding sequence ATGAAAATAATCGTACCGATGGCGGGCAGAGGATCCCGGCTTAGACCTCACACATTAACAGTTCCAAAACCATTAATTCCAATCGCAGGAAAACCAATAGTGCAGCGTCTTGTAGAAGATATTGCAAAAGTGGCTGGCGAGAAAATTGATGAAATTGCCTTTATTATCGGCGATTTCGGCTCTGAAGTTGAAGCTTCGCTGATCCAGATTGCCGAAAGTTTAGGCGCAAAAGGAACCGTATATACGCAGGATGAACCGCTTGGTACTGCGCACGCGATAAAATGTGCTGAAAATTCAATGCAGGGCGATGTAGTGGTGGCTTTTGCCGATACTCTTTTTAAAGCTGATTTCATTCTTGATAAAAATTCAGATGGCGTAATCTGGGTGAAAAAAGTAGACGATCCGTCGGCATTTGGCGTCGTGAAGTTGGATGATTACGGTTTCATCACCGATTTCGTTGAAAAACCAGCAACATTTGTTTCAGATCTGGCGATTATCGGAATTTATTATTTTAATTCTGCCGAGAAACTGATGGACGAAATAAATTACATTATGTCCAACGACATCAAGCAGGGTGGCGAATATCAATTAACTACAGCTCTCGAAAACCTCCGCCAGAAAGGAGCGAAATTCTCACTCGGCAAGGTGGACGACTGGATGGATTGCGGAAACAAAAACGCAACCGTGGAAACAAACGGTAAAGTGCTGAACTACGAGAAAGACAACGTTGCAAATTTCCCTGCGTCTGCAAAAATTGAAAACTGTCTTATTATTCCGCCGTGTTTTATAGGCGAAAATGTGCAGATTTCGAACTCCAAAATCGGCCCGTGCGTATCCGTTGGTAATAATACCATTGTAATCAACTCGAATATCGATCACTCTCTGATCCAGGAAAATACGCTGATTGATCACGGAAACCTAAGCAACTCGATGATCGGCAATTCAGCCCAGTATTTTGGTGTGGCACGGGAAATTTCTCTGGGTGATTATTCGGTACTCGACTTTCTTTCAAAAAGCTGA
- a CDS encoding Deoxyuridine 5'-triphosphate nucleotidohydrolase, with product MKIKVINRSRHPLPKYQTELSAGMDLYANIEEEISLASLERKLIPTGLFLELPAGFEAQVRPRSGLAIKNGITVLNAPGTIDADYRGEIGVILINLSKDTFTVKDGDRIAQMVIARHETATWEETVELQVTQRGAGGFGSTQN from the coding sequence ATGAAGATAAAAGTAATCAACAGATCGCGGCATCCGCTGCCGAAATACCAGACTGAACTTTCCGCAGGAATGGATCTGTACGCAAACATCGAAGAAGAGATTTCATTAGCTTCGCTCGAACGGAAACTGATCCCCACCGGATTATTTCTCGAATTGCCCGCAGGTTTCGAGGCTCAGGTAAGGCCAAGAAGCGGGCTTGCCATTAAGAACGGAATCACTGTGCTGAACGCCCCCGGCACTATAGACGCAGATTATCGCGGTGAAATTGGGGTGATTCTGATTAATCTATCCAAAGATACCTTTACCGTTAAAGACGGCGACAGAATTGCCCAGATGGTAATCGCCAGACACGAAACCGCAACTTGGGAAGAGACCGTAGAATTGCAGGTAACACAGCGTGGTGCCGGAGGTTTCGGTAGTACTCAAAATTAA
- a CDS encoding Polysaccharide biosynthesis protein — MYKKLLGQTALYGLTTVVIRLFPFIINPYITDAFGPQAYAPFADFYSVAGVIAVLLTHGMETTFFRFSLEEKNDKKLISTAFFSVAVATLLFLVLSLLFRNDLAVAFKTPTEVNLLTILVVILSLDAFSAMPFVMLRKNEKPLRYASVKITNGIINFALVVFFLQILPRLPDGIMGYRYNASFGIGYVFVANLVASAVTFILLFKDIFIAKLKYFSWELWRKMMKYSWPITIAGLAGIINETLDRQFLKFLLPEDIARYELGVYGAVAKLVTFVVLFRQAYVLGIEPFFFSHSKSENAGKTYAKLMDVFIAANCLIVLFLCINLDWISKFYLNNSAYYEGISILPVLFFASLFLGIYLNLSVWYKLSDKTLIGAYISVIGAAVTIGVNFWFIPEYGYWACAWATLASYFVMVTVSYIWGQISHPIPYNLYGNIVIILITIILSMVFYQHFKYDIWLGNIIFIVLAAVLIKVQRLIPQSLLDKIRR; from the coding sequence TTGTACAAGAAACTGCTGGGACAGACTGCGCTTTACGGACTTACAACCGTAGTGATCCGCCTGTTTCCGTTCATTATCAACCCTTATATCACCGATGCTTTCGGGCCGCAAGCCTACGCGCCATTCGCTGATTTCTATTCGGTCGCCGGCGTTATTGCGGTGCTGTTAACCCACGGAATGGAAACTACGTTTTTTCGTTTCTCACTCGAAGAAAAAAACGATAAGAAACTTATTTCTACCGCTTTCTTCAGTGTTGCGGTGGCTACATTGCTGTTTTTAGTGCTGTCGCTGTTATTCAGAAATGACCTTGCAGTGGCTTTTAAAACTCCTACCGAAGTTAACCTTCTTACGATCCTGGTCGTTATACTTTCTCTCGACGCTTTTTCAGCGATGCCTTTCGTGATGCTGCGCAAGAACGAAAAGCCATTGCGCTATGCCTCTGTAAAGATCACAAACGGCATCATCAACTTTGCGCTGGTGGTGTTCTTTCTGCAGATTCTGCCCCGTCTGCCGGACGGAATTATGGGTTACCGATACAATGCTTCGTTCGGCATCGGCTACGTGTTTGTGGCCAATTTAGTTGCGAGCGCGGTTACGTTTATCCTTTTGTTTAAAGATATCTTCATCGCAAAACTGAAATATTTCTCGTGGGAACTTTGGAGGAAAATGATGAAATATTCGTGGCCGATCACGATCGCTGGCTTAGCCGGAATTATTAACGAAACACTCGACCGTCAGTTTCTGAAGTTTCTGCTTCCTGAAGATATCGCACGTTATGAACTGGGCGTTTACGGCGCTGTAGCCAAGTTGGTTACCTTCGTTGTGCTCTTTCGACAGGCCTACGTTTTGGGAATTGAGCCATTCTTTTTCAGCCATTCAAAAAGTGAAAATGCCGGGAAAACCTATGCAAAACTGATGGATGTTTTCATCGCCGCCAACTGCCTGATTGTGCTTTTTCTGTGCATCAACCTCGACTGGATTTCGAAATTCTACCTCAATAATTCAGCTTATTATGAAGGGATTTCTATTTTACCCGTGCTATTTTTTGCAAGTCTGTTTTTAGGAATTTATCTAAACCTGTCGGTTTGGTATAAGCTTTCAGACAAAACACTTATCGGCGCTTACATCTCAGTTATTGGCGCAGCCGTCACAATTGGGGTTAACTTCTGGTTTATACCCGAATACGGCTACTGGGCGTGTGCGTGGGCAACGCTGGCTTCCTACTTTGTAATGGTGACGGTTTCCTACATTTGGGGACAAATCAGCCATCCGATTCCATACAATCTCTACGGTAACATCGTCATCATCCTGATCACTATTATTCTTTCGATGGTTTTTTATCAGCATTTTAAATACGATATTTGGCTCGGCAACATTATATTTATAGTTTTAGCGGCTGTTTTAATTAAAGTTCAAAGGCTGATACCACAAAGTCTACTCGATAAAATAAGGAGATAA
- a CDS encoding Dihydroorotase: MKILIKNARIVNENQITEGDLLIENGFISKIQKTIDDEEVDQLIDANGKYLLPGIIDEQVHFREPGLTHKGDIESESRAAVAGGITSFIEQPNTVPNAVTQELLEEKYSIAAQKSFANYSFMMGGTNDNLDEILKTNPRNVAGIKLFLGSSTGNMLVDNPETLENIFSRTKMLIAVHCEDEATIRANTEKYRSEFGDDIPMKFHHLIRSEDACYISSSKAVELAEKTGARLHVFHVSTAKETALFRNDIPLKYKKITAEVCIHHLTFTDADYETKGTLIKWNPAVKTQQDKDGLWKALLDDRIDVIATDHAPHTWEEKQNVYTKAPSGGPLVQHALPVMIEHFKNGKISLEKIVEKMCHNPAILFQIEKRGFIRESYKADLVLVDLDDSETVSKENILYKCGWSPLEGTELHSKVTHTFVNGNLVYENGEVKSGKFGERLLFER, encoded by the coding sequence ATGAAAATCTTAATTAAAAACGCCAGAATCGTCAACGAAAATCAAATTACTGAAGGTGACCTGCTCATTGAAAACGGTTTTATTTCTAAAATTCAAAAAACTATTGATGATGAGGAAGTGGATCAGCTTATTGATGCTAACGGAAAATACCTGCTGCCCGGCATCATTGATGAGCAGGTGCATTTCCGCGAACCCGGATTAACGCATAAAGGTGATATTGAGAGCGAGTCCCGCGCAGCGGTTGCCGGCGGAATTACCAGTTTTATCGAGCAGCCCAACACGGTGCCTAATGCAGTGACTCAGGAATTATTAGAAGAAAAATACAGCATCGCAGCCCAGAAATCATTTGCCAACTACTCCTTTATGATGGGCGGAACCAACGATAATCTCGATGAAATATTAAAGACAAATCCACGAAATGTTGCGGGAATTAAACTTTTTCTGGGCTCCTCAACCGGAAATATGCTCGTTGATAATCCGGAAACTTTAGAAAATATCTTCAGCAGGACTAAAATGCTTATCGCCGTACATTGCGAGGATGAAGCAACGATCAGAGCCAACACCGAAAAATACAGAAGCGAATTTGGCGATGATATTCCGATGAAATTTCATCATCTGATCCGAAGTGAAGATGCGTGCTATATTTCATCTTCGAAAGCGGTGGAACTTGCTGAAAAAACCGGGGCGAGGCTTCATGTTTTTCATGTGTCTACGGCCAAAGAGACGGCTCTTTTCCGCAATGATATTCCGTTAAAATATAAAAAAATCACCGCAGAAGTTTGCATTCACCATCTTACATTCACCGATGCCGATTACGAAACAAAAGGCACTTTAATCAAATGGAATCCCGCCGTAAAAACGCAGCAAGACAAAGACGGCTTGTGGAAAGCGCTTTTGGATGACCGGATCGACGTTATCGCGACCGATCATGCGCCGCATACGTGGGAAGAGAAGCAGAATGTGTACACGAAGGCACCTTCGGGAGGGCCGCTGGTTCAGCATGCTTTGCCGGTTATGATCGAGCATTTTAAAAACGGAAAGATTTCACTTGAGAAAATCGTGGAGAAAATGTGCCACAACCCGGCGATACTTTTCCAGATCGAGAAGCGGGGCTTTATCCGCGAAAGTTACAAGGCAGATCTGGTTTTGGTGGATTTGGACGACAGCGAAACTGTTTCAAAAGAAAATATTCTGTACAAATGCGGCTGGAGCCCATTGGAAGGAACCGAACTGCACTCAAAAGTCACCCATACTTTCGTTAACGGAAACCTGGTTTACGAAAATGGTGAGGTAAAATCTGGAAAGTTTGGCGAAAGACTTCTTTTTGAAAGGTAG
- a CDS encoding peptidase, M16 family, with protein MIRKKFLMLFAVGILFTAQAQDYQWKEAKSGGYTYKYVTNDPTQARFYTLQNGLTVILSPTKKDPRIQAYIATKAGSKTDPATNTGLAHYLEHMLFKGTDKYGSLDWAKEKAELDKIDALYEQYNKSKDEVKRKAIYKKIDSVSGVAAKYAIANEYDKMMTAMGAQGTNAWTNFEETVYTDDVPSSSLDRYLAVQAERFRNPVLRIFHTELEAVYEEKNRTLDTDSRKVFETLFATLFKNHNYGKQTTIGTVEHLKNPSLVEIRKYFNNYYVPNNMGVILSGDFNPDDAIAKIDRAFSYMKNKPVPKYTFQPEQAMTAPIIKEIVGPDAENLTIGYRLPGNKDKDVLLADLVGSILTNGKAGLLDLNLVKKQKLLRASAFTYTLQDHGILYLSAAPTTGQTLEEVQTLVLSEIENLKKGNFDVDLIPSIVNNIKKEKIQSLERYGDRASMLQSAFNAELDWKDQVAYVDDISKIKKEDVVAFANKYFGNNYVAILKKKGENKNPQKIEKPSITPVETNPDKQSAFVKMVNEMPSTPSEPVFLDFNKDIQKSKLGKAEVLYVPNTENQLFRLRYRYKVGTLNDPKQSLASQYLQFLGTDKKSSEEISKEFYKIASSFNVSTGEEYTMVTIEGLQENFDKAVKLYEDLVMNAKPDETALAALKARIAKSRKDAKANKGAILQGLTSYAMYGPKNKFNNTLSDAEINAVTAQELVDRMKNLNNYEQTVIYYGPEPIKNLTAKLGTMHKVPATFASAGPLKTFKQLPQTRTQVLFTDYDMVQAETRWIRNTENYDAAKTPMVMVFNNYFGGGMGSVIFQTIRESKALAYSTYGLYVQPQKKDDQYYMMSYVGSQADKFGDAVGAMNELLTTMPQLPVNLDLAKNSVKKDIQTERVMQDDIIFRYLAAQQLGLKDDIRKQLYTNVDKITMNDLKNFHTTNISGKPYTYALVASEKNMRMDDLKKIGEVKKITLEELFGY; from the coding sequence ATGATCAGAAAAAAGTTTTTAATGCTTTTTGCTGTTGGGATTCTCTTCACCGCTCAGGCGCAGGATTACCAGTGGAAGGAAGCTAAGAGTGGTGGTTACACGTATAAATATGTGACCAACGATCCTACGCAGGCCAGATTCTATACCCTGCAGAACGGACTCACCGTAATTCTGAGCCCGACTAAGAAAGACCCCCGAATCCAGGCATACATTGCCACAAAAGCGGGCAGTAAAACAGATCCTGCTACCAACACAGGTCTTGCACACTACCTGGAGCATATGCTTTTCAAAGGAACCGATAAGTACGGTTCCCTGGACTGGGCCAAAGAAAAAGCTGAACTCGACAAAATTGACGCGCTTTACGAGCAGTACAACAAGTCTAAGGACGAAGTTAAACGTAAAGCCATCTACAAGAAAATTGACTCCGTTTCAGGTGTGGCGGCAAAATATGCCATCGCCAATGAGTACGACAAGATGATGACCGCAATGGGCGCCCAGGGCACCAACGCGTGGACGAATTTTGAGGAAACCGTTTATACCGATGATGTTCCGTCCAGCTCACTGGACCGTTACCTTGCTGTTCAGGCAGAAAGGTTCAGAAATCCTGTGCTTAGGATTTTCCATACCGAACTGGAAGCCGTGTATGAAGAGAAAAACAGGACTTTGGATACCGACAGCAGAAAGGTTTTCGAAACGCTTTTCGCCACATTGTTCAAGAACCATAATTACGGTAAGCAAACCACAATCGGAACCGTGGAGCATTTAAAGAATCCTTCCCTTGTGGAGATCCGCAAATACTTCAACAATTATTACGTTCCTAATAACATGGGAGTTATCCTTTCAGGTGATTTCAATCCTGATGATGCCATTGCGAAAATAGACCGGGCTTTCTCTTATATGAAGAACAAGCCCGTACCGAAATATACCTTCCAGCCGGAGCAGGCCATGACGGCTCCTATCATTAAGGAAATTGTAGGTCCTGATGCCGAAAACCTTACAATAGGATACCGTTTGCCAGGGAACAAGGATAAAGATGTTTTGCTTGCAGATTTGGTGGGATCTATCCTGACCAACGGAAAAGCCGGACTTTTGGATCTTAACCTTGTTAAGAAGCAGAAACTTCTTCGTGCAAGTGCATTTACTTACACACTGCAGGATCACGGAATCCTTTATCTTTCCGCAGCGCCAACTACAGGTCAGACTTTGGAAGAGGTACAGACTCTTGTGCTCAGCGAAATCGAAAACCTGAAAAAAGGAAATTTCGATGTTGATCTGATTCCTTCTATTGTAAATAACATCAAGAAAGAGAAAATCCAGAGTCTGGAACGTTACGGCGACCGCGCGTCTATGCTGCAAAGTGCCTTCAACGCAGAACTGGACTGGAAAGATCAGGTTGCGTATGTAGATGATATCTCCAAGATCAAAAAAGAGGATGTTGTAGCATTCGCCAATAAATATTTCGGAAATAATTATGTGGCCATCCTTAAGAAAAAAGGGGAGAACAAGAACCCTCAGAAAATCGAGAAGCCGTCCATCACGCCTGTTGAAACGAACCCCGATAAGCAGTCGGCCTTTGTGAAAATGGTGAACGAAATGCCGTCTACACCATCTGAACCGGTATTTTTAGATTTTAACAAAGATATTCAGAAATCAAAACTTGGAAAAGCTGAGGTGCTTTACGTGCCGAATACTGAAAACCAGCTTTTCAGACTGAGATACCGTTACAAAGTAGGAACACTTAATGATCCTAAGCAGTCACTGGCTTCTCAGTACCTTCAGTTCCTTGGGACGGATAAGAAATCTTCAGAAGAAATTTCCAAGGAGTTCTACAAGATCGCTTCCAGCTTCAATGTTTCTACAGGTGAGGAATATACAATGGTGACCATTGAAGGTCTGCAGGAGAATTTTGATAAAGCGGTGAAGCTATATGAAGACCTTGTAATGAACGCGAAACCGGACGAAACCGCACTTGCGGCGCTGAAAGCACGTATCGCGAAGTCCAGAAAAGATGCGAAAGCCAATAAAGGCGCCATCCTGCAGGGGCTTACCAGCTACGCGATGTACGGTCCTAAGAATAAATTCAATAACACACTTTCTGATGCCGAAATCAACGCGGTTACTGCACAAGAACTTGTGGACAGGATGAAAAATCTGAACAACTACGAGCAGACTGTTATCTATTACGGTCCGGAACCGATTAAAAATCTGACGGCAAAACTGGGAACCATGCACAAAGTTCCGGCTACGTTTGCATCTGCAGGCCCGCTGAAGACTTTCAAACAGCTTCCGCAGACCAGGACGCAGGTGCTGTTCACCGATTACGATATGGTGCAGGCCGAAACCAGATGGATCCGCAATACCGAAAACTATGATGCAGCCAAAACCCCAATGGTAATGGTGTTCAACAACTATTTCGGTGGCGGTATGGGTTCTGTAATCTTCCAGACCATCCGTGAGAGTAAGGCATTGGCCTACAGTACTTACGGTTTGTATGTGCAGCCTCAGAAAAAAGACGATCAGTATTATATGATGAGTTATGTGGGCAGCCAGGCCGATAAGTTTGGTGATGCCGTTGGTGCCATGAACGAACTGCTGACAACAATGCCTCAGCTTCCGGTAAACCTGGATCTGGCTAAAAACTCAGTAAAGAAGGACATCCAGACTGAAAGAGTTATGCAGGACGATATCATCTTCAGATATCTGGCCGCGCAGCAGCTTGGTTTGAAAGATGATATCCGTAAGCAGCTGTACACCAATGTGGATAAGATCACCATGAACGATCTTAAAAACTTTCATACGACCAATATTTCAGGCAAACCTTACACGTATGCGTTGGTAGCTTCTGAAAAGAACATGAGAATGGACGATCTTAAAAAGATTGGCGAAGTGAAGAAAATCACCCTGGAAGAACTTTTCGGATACTAA